From the SAR324 cluster bacterium genome, the window TCTTGATTTCATAATTGGACATAGGATTCTCGCATCAAAAGGTTCTTTTTGGGGGAAAATAACGCAAAATCCAGTGTATTCCTGTTCTACAACATATTCAAATCACCTGCACAGCTCGGAAAATTTCTGGAACAGGGTGACAGTGTCATTGTGGTCAGTCACAGTGAACAGGAACTGGAGCAATTTGAAAAAGAATTCAAAGCCTATCCGATCCTTTGCTGGTGTTTTGATCTCGGACAACCTGACTCAGCAGAGCAACTTTATGCAAAGTGCCATGCAGAACAACCTAAAATTGATGTGCTGATTAACAACGCGGGTTTTGGTATTTTTGAGAATCATGTGGAACTTTCGTTGCCTCGCTTGAAATCCATGCTGAATCTGAACATGAATACGTTGGCGGTGTTATGTCATTTATTTGGAAAGGACATGGAACAACGTGGAAATGGCAACATCATCAATATCGGCTCAACCGCCTCTTTCCAGCCTTTGCCCAGAATGGCAGCTTATGCGGCAACGAAAGCCTTTGTGGTGAGTTTTTCAGCCGCGCTGGCAGAAGAATTGAAACCTGCTGGAGTTTTTGTTTCCTGCGTATGTCCCGGAACAACTCGAACCGCTTTTTTAAATGAAGCAGGAATCATCGCGGACAATGCCCGGATTGGCACCATCTCCTGGATTGCTGATAAAATCGCGATGGAACCGGCACAGGTAGCGGACACAGTCTGGTCCGCCTACCTGGAGCATCAGCCATTTTCTGTGGCAGGCACCTTCAATCAGACACATTACAAGGCCTCACGATTCTTACCGGCCAAAATATTTAAACCGCTGATTTCAAGGCTGTTTGACAAACATTAGAATAAAAGTAAGCGTTCAGCTTTTAGTATTCAGCTTTCAGTGTTTATGTGCCTCAGAAGCATTATGACTCAATAGCAGAAAATATCGTTTGGCTTCCAGGCCTTGAGAATTTCTGAAAACTGATAGCTGACGGCTGAACGCTTACGAATAAAACAGGTTTCACCCTGAAGATGTCAGCGCTTTCAGCAGTTGCTGGGCGTGGCCTTCAGCTTTGACCCGGGGAAATACTTTTGAAACGAGTCCTTGAGCGTTCAGAATAAACGTCGATCGGATAAGACCCATATAGGTCTTTCCATAATTTTTTTTCTCCCCCCATGCCCCGAACGCTTCAGCCAGTTGATGATCCGGATCACATAACAACGTGAACGGCAATTGATATTTTTCAATGAACTTTTGATGGGCGGCTTCCCTGTCAGGACTCACTCCTAAAACAGTGACACCCAGTTTACTGAATTCAGTCCAGTCATCCCGTATTCCACAGGCTTCTTTGGTGCACCCCGGTGTGTCATCTTTTGGATAGAAATAAACAATGACCTTGTTTCCCGCAAACTGCTGTAATGTAACCGGCGTTCCATTCTGGTCGGTGACCTGAATATGGAGAGGCGCAGTATCTCCTGATTTAAGCATGGGTTCCTGTTTCTTAAAGATTATCTGGAAATAATGAAAAAACTCCCATCCTTATTGGCATCAACCGAACCAATTTTCCAGCTCAGACTGGAATCTTTCTGCATTTCATCACTGATAATCATCATTTCAATGGCATTGCTCGGGCTGAAAATTTTAACTTCCTTGAAATATGCCAGCGCTTCCCGTGCATATTCAATGATCTTTTCTTTGCAATATTTCATTAATTCTTCATCTCCCATAATTCCTCCCCATAGAGAATGTTCTTCACTTCGTAGAAAACACAATCTCACCCTGCCATGAATCAGCCGGTGGTGTTTCGATCAGTTTTTCAATCTGTTGCAACAGCAATTTTGAGGCCAGATCATGATTGGTGTCGAGTAATTGCTGAAACCCAGCACGGGCCTGTTCAAACTGACGTAGATAAAATTGTTGGAGCGACTTTTCATACAATGTTGCCATTTCAATCCGTTCTGTCAGTTCCGTCGCATTTGAAGATTCCCCGATCAACTCATAGATCGTAACCGGAAGAGTTTTGCCCTTGACCACAATCCGTCCCAGTTCACGAGTGACAAACTGACCTGCGGTTTGTTTGAAAGTAGCATCACTCATGATCACATCCGTTCCAAACATCTTGTTTACTCCCTCCAGACGGGAAGCAAGATTCACCGCATCCCCAATGACCGTGTAATCATAATGTTCCATGGAACCAATATTGCCAACCACCATGTCACCAGTATTGATGCCGATCCGTACCCTGAGTTCAAAGCCTTGTGACAATTGCCAGCGGTCTCTTAGCTTTTTGGCTTGAGCCTGCATCATCAGCGCGGTTCTGCAGGCCTTGACCGCATGATCTTCAAAATGCAGTGGTGCACCATAAATGGCCATGACCGCATCGCCCATATATTTATCCAGAGTTCCTTTTTGCGCAAAAACGATGCGGGTCATTTCACCAAGATATTCATTGAGTTTTTCCACCAGTTCCAACGGCGTCATTTTTTCGGAAAAGGAGGTGAATCCCTGCAAATCAGAAAACAACGCACTCAGTTCACGAGTTTCTCCGGAAAGTTGAATTTGTTCAGGCGATGCCATCAATTGGTCAACGACCGACGGTGACAGATATCTTTTGAAGGTGGATTGTAGAAAACGCGTCTGCTGAATTTCACTGAAATAGCGGATCAATTGACAGGCAACAAACAACACCCCCAGATTCAATACTGGAAACGCAACGGGAAGAATGACCTGCCGCTGATTGAACAGCAGCACGGATAACCAGAGCCATCCGCCAGACAGGACAAGCAACGCTATGACTTCCAGTACCGGGGACGCCAGTAAAAACAGGACTGATGAAAAAAACAAAAAAACCGTCATGATCCAGAAAAAAGTATTTGTGGAAAATTCATACAGATACCTGTCATTCAGAATCATGTTGATAGCCAGAACATGCAATTCTGCACCAAACGTTGAAAGATAACCATTGAATCTTGTGCTGAACGGAGTTTGAAACGTATCTCCCAGATATTCAATACCGGAACCAATGATTACTATTTTACCCTGAAGGTAATCGGCAGGAAGATCAAAAATATCAATTGCTGAGAAAACTGGAAATGGATTTTGTTCCTGATCCAGACGACTGGGGCTACCCGCAAAATTGAGCGTCAGCATTCCCTGACGCAGAAACGTTTGTGGAACAGGATGTCCGGTGTAAAGGCGGTATAACTGGTCTGAGAACGCGGGGGTCTCTCCGGAACCACCCAGATTGATCCAGCGGACGACGCCATCTGCGCTTTGCCGCACTTCTGTAATGCCTGCCTGAGCATGTTGAGCAAAAACAGGCAGAATATTGCTCATTCCTGCCCTGCCAAATTCGGTAGACTGGTCATCATGCACCGGGATCTGGGCCAGCACTACCTGCTTACCGGCAACAGCCAAGGCCTGCTCAAGGGCGTTATCTCCTTCCTGAAGCAATGTTCCCCAGGTTTCTTGAGTGTCAGGTCCTGTAGCGGGGCGATCCAGAATAAAATCAATGCCAATACCTGCCACCTGTTTTTCATGGAGATTCTGTATGAGTTCCGCCAGAAGTTTGCGGGGAGTGGGCAATATTACGCCATACTGATCAGTGGTGAGTTCATCCACCAGAGCCAGAATCACTGGTGAATTGTCATAATCCTGAGGTCCTCTGAGCAAAAACCGGTAATCCTGAGACCGAAGTTCCATCGGTTCCATGAACACTCTTGAAAAATCCAGAAAAATGAATCCGCTTAGCAGAACGGAGAGGACCATCCCAGCCAGAATTTTATGAACAGGTTTGAGTTTTTGCAGCATGGCAGGGTCTCTTTGAATAATAACGGAAGGAAATGTTCGTGATATTTAACCACGAACATTGAAAACTCAGCTCTCGATCTTGAAAATTTCCTGGATCAATTGCTTGAAGGTTGCTTTGGGCAATGCTCCCATCGCCATTTGTGGTTTTTCGTTCTTTGGAACAAACAGCAATGCCGGAATGCTGCGAACCCCGAACATAGCGGCCAGTTCCTGTTGTTCTTCTGTGTTGATTTTATAGATATCCACTTTGCAACAATATTCCTTGGCAAGTTCCTCAAGAACAGGGGCTACCATTCTACAGGGGCCACACCAGTTGGCATAAAAATCAATAATACAGGGATTTTCTCCCTTGAAACTCCACTCTTTTGATTTTTCAAAATCAAAAACTTTTTCCTTAAATGTTTCTTTGGTCAGATGTTCCACATTGGCCATAAAAGTCCTGTCAGTGAGAATGATTTTCCGGGATTTCATAAAACGCCTTCTGGACCAACCCGGTTCAGGTCTACAGTTAGACAACTTTTGCCACTTCAGGTATTTCTGATTTATGTCATAGTCAATGCTTGAAGAGCAAGGTCAAAAATTGTATTTTTACCTTTGACTTTACAAAATGTCTTTGACAAGTCCAGATAATGAACCAGACATTGACGGCTGAAAACTTTCGAGCTGTGCAGGTACTTTTTTAGCCACGAAGTACACGAAGAACACAAAGTAAAAAAGGGAATATGTACCAGAAAACTTGAAAATCAGGGTTTCACGGAGGACTTCATTTATATAAAAAACCTTTTTTTCGTGTTCTTGGCGTTCTTGGTGGCTCATTTTCAAACCACCTGCACAGGTGGAAAACTTTCAACGCATGAATGGGAAGACGTGTTATCAGTATCGAGATAACAACAGTTGGCATTTTGGAGAGTATCATGAACAAATATGAGCTGAAAAAGCTGTTTTTGCTTTGGGGATGTCTTGTTGGGATCAGTGTGGCAAAAGCTCTCTGGCATTATGAGAACGTCATCACTCTTTTAGTGGATTTAGTATTGTTCATGATTTTGGACGCGGGACTTACGACAGCAATCTGGTGGTATTGGCGTAAGGAAAACCATGACACTTCAGCCAGATATCAGTCAACCCTTGAGCATATTTATTTCAATCTGGAGGAACAGTCTGTTCCTGAATTTCCGTCATTTGGATCGCTTTCTGAGAACCTGGGTGCCTCCTTGGAACGGCTGAATGAACGTATGGAACAATTCCAGTCAAGCTATTCCCAATTAGCGAATGGTGCTGAAGATTTAACGGATTTACAGGATAAAATCGGACAACAGGCCCAGTTGGCAGACAACAAGTTGTTTAATGGACAGCAAAACCTGGAGTCATTGCTGAAATTATTGCAGACTGTCGCTTCAGGCACAGAAAAAGCCTATTCCAATATCGTTTCTGTTTCGTTTGCCATGGATCAACTGAGTTCAAACATTGATACGGTCGCCGCGTCAGAAACACAGATTGCCATCAGTATCAAGGATATCAACAACCATATTTCCACCATCAGCCTGGATATCAGAAAAATCTCCCAGTTTCTGGATAATTTTTCATCCTCGCTGCAATTGATCCATAAAAACACCAAACAGGCTATCCAGGTTACCGGAGAAGTACAACAGCATGCCAACACCTCGCTGAATGAAATGAAAACTCTGGAAGACAGAAGTAAACAGATTGGAAAAATAATAAAAATAATCGAAGCCATTTCGCACAAAACCAACATGCTGGCACTCAATGCCGCCATAGAAGCCGCCAGCGCGGGAGAAGCCGGAAAAGGTTTCGGGGTAGTTGCTTCAGAAGTCAAAAATCTCGCACGTCAAACACTGGAAGCGGATCATGAGATTGAAGAGTATATCACCCAGATCCAGCGGTATGCAACCAGCACTCTCGGGCACACAGACAAGGTTTATCAACTGGTTCAGCAAATGGTCGAAGTCAGTCAGACTGTTGATCAATCCATGTCCCGAAGCAATCAAGCCGCGCTTGAAATCAAACAGGCCATTGACGAAATTTCACAGTCAGCCATGGAATCCGCTCTGCATACCAAAGAAGCTTCGACAGGACTGGATGAAATCACCAATTCCATCAATCAGGTTTCCAATACCGGCCGTCAAATCGCTCATCGTTTTTCAGAGGCTTCCCGCGAACTCCTGAGTGTCGCGAAAATCAGTGGTAACTTTACAGGTACGGTTAAATCATCCATCCAGGAAATTCATGAAGTACAACATGTTATCTCCGCAATCCAGGAACTGGACGCACAAAGTCGTCAAGTGATTGACAATCTTGTTGAGGGTTTACAACACCATGAAAAAAAAGAGGTTGATCCGGATTTGGAGCTTGAACCTGAAACGTTATTACCTCATCCCAAAACACAGGAAATGTCACATACACCTGTGATTGCGGGTAACCCAACTCCAGTTCCCTCACAGGAAATCAAAGACTCGGACATTCTCTCGACAGCCCCGAATCCAAAAGAGGTCAGTGAGACAACTGATGAAAAAACAGACAACCAGGAAACTCAGGCAACGATGACTTCCGGGTTGGAAAATAACCGTGAAAAACCATCCTCAGATTCTTCTGACACTGAAGAAGAATATGATTTTTTTGTTTAACCTCCAGCAAGGATTACCGTATGTCATTACTCACATGGTCGGAAGCGTTTAGTGTGAAAATTAATTCTATTGATGAGCAGCATAAAAAACTGATCAACATGATCAATGGACTGCATGACGCGATGCAGTTGGGCGATTCAAAAAAAGTCATTGAAAAAATACTGGAAGGACTGGCTGTTTATACGGTAAAACATTTTGGTTATGAAGAGGAATTATTCAGGAAATATGGCTATCCACAATCAGAACAACACATCAGGGAGCATCAGGCTCTGGTCAATCAGGTAGTGGCTTTGCAAAAACGACTCAGTACTGAAGAAAGTTTCATGCTGGGAGTAGAGATTCTTGAGTTTTTAAAAAACTGGCTGATCAATCATATTCAAGGCAGTGACATGAAATATTCAGCGTTTCTTGTCGAAAAAGGTGTGATTTGATCAGAATTGTTATTCATCAATAAAAAAGGAGTATTATGGACACATCATCTCGCTGGACCCGATTTCAAACTTTCTATCAAAACTACAAATCTTTGGGAATGGCACTGGATATTTCCAGAATGAATTTTTCTGCGGACTTTTTTGAAAAGCACCAGTCCTCCATTCAGCAGGCACTGACATCCATGAATCAATTGGAAAAGGGTGCCATCGCCAATCCTGATGAAAACCGGATGGTTGGCCATTATTGGCTACGGAATGCAGACCTTGCCCCCACAGCGGAAATTGCCAAAGTCATTCGTGATACCGTGGAAAAGATCATTGAATTCTCCAGTTCCATCCATCATGGTCATATCAAATCCCAACGTGGTAAAAATTTCAGTCAGGTGCTCCTGATCGGAATTGGCGGATCGGCGTTAGGCCCTCAGTTTGTGGCCAACGCGCTGGGAGGCAGTGATGATCTGATGAGTTTTTATTTTTTTGACAACACCGACCCTGATGGGATGAATCGGGTGTTGTCCAGAATCGGATCCAGACTGGATGAAACCCTGACACTGGTGATTTCCAAGTCTGGCGGAACCAAGGAAACACGGAATGGCATGCTGATCGCCAAGGCGGCCTATGCCAGGGCAGAGTTGAACTTTGCCAGACATGCCATTGCGATCACGGGAGAAGGCAGTGAACTGGACAACCTGGCCAAAGAAGAAGATTGGCTCAGTCGTTTTCCCATGTGGGACTGGGTGGGCGGTCGTACCTCTGAAATTTCAGCCGTTGGGTTGCTGCCAGCCGCACTTCAGGGGATTGATATTGAAGGCATGCTCCAGGGAGCCCATGACATGGATGAAGCAACCAGAAATGTGAATTTGCTCCAAAACCCCGCGGCGTTGATTGCCCTGATGTGGGTACACATGGGAGAAGTCGGCACCACCAAAGATCTGGTGTTTCTGCCTTACAAAGACCGACTGGAATTGGTGAGTCGGTACCTACAGCAGTTGATCATGGAATCCATTGGTAAAGAAAAAAATCTCAAGGGTGACATCGTGCATGAAGGCATTGTTGTTTATGGTAACAAGGGTTCAACCGACCAGCATGCTTATGTTCAGCAACTTCGGGAAGGTCCGGCAGATTTTGCGGTAACTTTCATTGAAGTGTTGAAAGATGAACCGGGAACCAGTCTCATTGTGGAAGAAGATGTGACTTCCGGAGATTATCTGCACAGTTTTTTCATGGGAACCCGAAACGCGCTGTATGACAATGCACGGGAATCCATGACTATCACCATAGATGAAGTATCACCAAAAACGGTTGGCGCCCTGATTGCGTTGTTTGAACGGGCCGTAGGTCTATATTCGTTTATGAAAGGAATCAATGCCTATCATCAGCCGGGCGTTGAAGCCGGTAAAAAAGCCGCCACAGAAATGATCGCCATTCAACGAAAAGCTTTGGCTCATTTGCGAAACAATCCATCCAGATCGTTTTCTGTGGAAGAACTGGCACGTGAACTGGATTCTGAAAAATCCCTTGAAGAACTGTTCAAGATCCTCAATCATCTTGCGGTTAATCAACGTGTGTACGTTGAACCCGCCAGCACTGTGTTTGGCTCCACATATAAAATCAAAAACTAAGGAACTTTCAAAAAACAACATGGAAAACTTTCTGGTTACGAACGTCCCGTTCGTGACCGTTCCATAAAATTTGATCCTTGATGTTCCACCTGATTTGTGTTTTCTCACGTAGGGGCAGACCTGTGTGTCTGCCCGGGATCATGGCAAACACACAGGTTCGCCCCTACAATTTAATGAAAAACATTGGGAACTATGGAAAAAGCTACATTCGCAGGCGGTTGTTTCTGGTGCATGCAACCACCTTATGACCAGCAAGCAGGAGTTCTTTCCACAGAAGCAGGGTATATGGGTGGAACAACGCTGGATCCCACCTATGAACAGGTTTGTTCAGGAACTACCGGGCATGCGGAAGTCATTCAGGTGACCTTTGATGCTGAAATTGTAAACTATGAAACCCTGCTGGAAATATTCTGGAAAAATATTGACCCAACCACAATCAACCGTCAATTTGCCGATCAGGGCACCCAATACCGCACCGCGATTTTTTATCATAATGAATCCCAGCATCAACAAGCTCTCGCCTCAAAAGATCGATTGCAGAAAACCGGAAAATATTCTGGCCCCATCGTCACAGAAATCTCTCAGGCCTCCAGGTTTTATCCCGCGGAAAACTACCATCAGCAATATTATAAAAAGAACTCCCTGCACTATGAAATGTATAAACAGGGCTCCGGCAGGGCCGGTTATGTAAAAAAAATGTGGGGAGATCAACACTGACGTTGCTCTTGTCATTCCCCTGTGGTTTATATTATTAATGCCTGTTAATCTCCAACATCAATCTACCCCACTTTCCCTCAATCAGGAGTTGTATGGCTATTTCCCGAAAAATGGAAGAATCCATGAGTCGGTCTTCATGGATACGTCAAATGTTCGAAGAAGGCGAACGTATGAAACAAATTCATGGTGCCGCGAACGTGTTTGATTTTTCACTGGGAAATCCTGTGTTGGAGCCGCCTCCTGAAGTACATGCGTCGTTGATCAGGTTATTGCAGTCCAATCATGGACTTCACCGCTACATGCCGAATGCGGGACTTCCCGGCACACGACAATTTGTGGCCGATGAACTGAGTCTGCAAAGTGGTTTGAAATTTGATAAAACTGATGTGGTCATGTCCGTTGGCGCTGGTGGTGGCCTGAACGCCCTGTTCAAGGCGATTCTGGATCCTGAGGATGAAGTCGTGGCGTTGGCACCCTATTTTGTGGAATATGGGTTTTATGTGGATAACCATGGTGGAAAACTGGTGGTTGCGCATACAGACAAAACCTTCCAACCGGATCTGAACAATCTGGATGCTGTGATGACATCAAAAACCAAAGCGGTCATCATCAATTCCCCGAATAATCCAACAGGGGTCGTCTATTCCCGGGAAACAATCAATCAACTGGGCGCGTTTCTTCGTGAACAGGAAAAACAATGGGGACATCCGATATTTCTGATTTCCGATGAACCCTACCGGAATATTGTGTTTGATGACATCCACCCCGGCAATGTTTTTTTAAGCCATCCTAATTCTGTCATGGTAACTTCTCATTCCAAGGATCTGGGACTTGCTGGCGAAAGAATCGGTTTTGTGGCCATCCACCCGGACATGGAAGACCGCAAAGCACTGCAAAACGCACTGGTGCTGACAACCCGTATTCTTGGCTTTGTGAATGCGCCGGCATTGATGCAACACCTGTTGCCTGAACTCAAAGGCGTCCGGATTTCTTCCGCGATCTATCAGGATTTGCGTGATCTGTTTTATGACGCGCTTACAGGGATGGGATTCAAAATCATCAAACCCCACGGAGCCTTTTATATGTTCCCGGAATCGCCAGTGAACGATGAAATTGAATTTATCAGGCAGGCCCTGACTGAAAATTTACTGCTTGTTCCCGGACGTGGGTTCGGATCCCCAGGCTATTTCAGGATCGCTTATTGTTTTGAGCGTGACAAAATCGAACGTTCGTTGGAACGTTTTGAGCGACTCGCCCAATTTTACGGGCTTTAGAACATCGAAACCAGGAGCATGGAAGTGCTTTATTCAGCAGGCTTTTCAGCTTCAGGTTTGACTGGAGGCTCAGGAAGTTTCTGTTCTGGAAGGATTTCTCCATTTTGGATTTTTTCACGGAGACGTTCAGTCATTTCATGGGCAAATTTTTCCTGAAACTGTTGCATGAACGCGTCTTCAAATTTTTTCATTGCTACTTTTTTCAGTTTCCTGCGAGTGTGCAGGAAACTCATCAGCAGTCCTCCCAGAAAAGAGCAGACAATCAGAGCGACAAGATACAACCATTTCATTTTCAGTCTCCGGGGGTGCGGGCTTTTCCATGAAAGAAAAAGCCCTGAGGGATCATTTGACAGGAAAATCAGGGAAGTTTTTCGAGTTCTTTTTCAATGGCTTTGCCAATCGCTTGCCATGCTCTCAGATCAGCCTGGGTTTTTGTTCTGAACTGGTACAGTCCATTGACATATTTCTGGGTCGCTGAATAATCAACTTCCATTTCTCCACCATTGATTGTGACTTTCATCAGAACACGTTCCCCTTTTTGTCCCACAGTTGGACCAGCCATGCTCTTTTGTTTTCCACCGATGTCAATCACTGTTTCAGCCTTGACCGGGTCATTTTCGAGAATAAACCCTTCTGTATGAAAACATTTCTGCACCCCTTCGCACTTCAACGGCAGATCAATATTGGTCACAAAAGGATTCTTGCCCGGATAAGGAACAGTATCAATCACAAGCAGTGTTCCGTCTTTTTGCAGGGTAATGCCCATCAGCAGATTGGCGCCCATAGGAATGACCTTGTTCAGCACAAAGGACAGGGATGAATTTCCAATTTTAATATTGACTGAAAACTGAAGTTCTCCTCGCTTCAAGGCTTCAGGATCATAGATAGTATTTTCAACTTCACCAAACACGACAAAGCACGGAACAGGTGCGTTTTTACACAAGTCGTCGGATGCCCAACCATATCCGGCCATAACCCACAGCAAGGCCATGACACCAATTGTTCGTTTCAATATTACTTTCATGCGCGTCTCCAAGCAATTCTGTTTTTAATTTAAATCCGGCATATTACCGCCCCAGTTGACACATAGCAAACTTCAGGCCACGTGTCAGCAAGTTTTTTATATAGAAGCCGAAGAAAATTAGTAAGCGTTCAGCCGTCAGCTATCAGTTTTCAGGAATTCTCAAGGCCTGGAAGCCAAACGATATTTTCTGCTCTTGAATCAAGAATGCTTCTGAGGCACATAAACACTGAAAGCTGAATACTAAAAGCTGAACGCTTACGAAAATTATTTGATAAAAAGATCATGATAAATCTGAAATTTTTTGTTATCAATAAAGACAACGCATTAAATGACACTTTGTTGTTTCTGCTGAGTGTGTGAGAACTGTGCATAATCACCCACTTTTAATTCAAGAAAAAATATACCTGTATGGTCTGATTTTTGGATATGACGGTCAGAACATTTTTAATTTTCAGACACCATAAGCCATAACTTAATATGCGAATTACTTTGTCAAAAATTGTGATCCTGGCAGGATTGATCGGTATTTTGACCGGACTGAGCCTTGCAAGTTGGGAATCCATCAGCCTTAGTGATCTGCATCAACAAACCGCATATCGGCAACAACTCAATGAATATTTGAATAAATTACAGTCCGATCTGGATCTGGCCGGAAAAAAGCATTTGGCTCTGCTTCAATTGTCTGTCCCGGAACAAACTCAATCCAGCGATGCTTTGCTGGAAGCAATCATTCCAAAGCTTGATTTTCAAGGATTTCCAGAAAAATCCCGTGCTTCAATGAAGCAATCCCTTCAGCAATACATTGAGGCACTGCGGCAATTCAGAAACACAAGCGTTCCCCTTTATTCTCCAGACTCCGCAACTCGGAAAACGCTGTCAATCGTTCAGGAACAGGAAATACAACAGGGATTGGCAATTCACAAACTGCTGTCCAGGGTTGTCAGTCTGGTAGAATGGACCCGACAAACTTACAGTTACCTTCCTGAAGACACCTCCGTTCATGAGGATTTGCTCAACTCAGTCAAACAGGAATGGCTACTACTGCGAGAGCAACTTCATTCAACCTGGACCGGATCTTCCGGGGATCTCAATGAACTGGAAAGCCGTTTATTGACTTACATCGGTTCCGTTCAACAGATTTCGATGCTCTACAGTAAAAACAGGATCAAAGGTGGAGTGGAGGAACTCAGGATTCTGGAATTTATCCAGCAAATGCAGGAATCGCTCTCACTTGGACAAAACCAGGTATTACTCCGTTACCTGCAATTAGAAAACTCCCGTTTACGCTTCTTTCAGACTCTGGATCAATCTGAGCAGAACCTGATGAACAAAGATCTGGTGGCACTTTACAATTCGCTGAATTCGGCAAAATCCAACGCCATGCTTCAAAGCATACAGCAGGAACAGCAGCGCTTTGCTGAAATGATCCAGGCCAAAA encodes:
- a CDS encoding adenylate/guanylate cyclase domain-containing protein; translation: MLQKLKPVHKILAGMVLSVLLSGFIFLDFSRVFMEPMELRSQDYRFLLRGPQDYDNSPVILALVDELTTDQYGVILPTPRKLLAELIQNLHEKQVAGIGIDFILDRPATGPDTQETWGTLLQEGDNALEQALAVAGKQVVLAQIPVHDDQSTEFGRAGMSNILPVFAQHAQAGITEVRQSADGVVRWINLGGSGETPAFSDQLYRLYTGHPVPQTFLRQGMLTLNFAGSPSRLDQEQNPFPVFSAIDIFDLPADYLQGKIVIIGSGIEYLGDTFQTPFSTRFNGYLSTFGAELHVLAINMILNDRYLYEFSTNTFFWIMTVFLFFSSVLFLLASPVLEVIALLVLSGGWLWLSVLLFNQRQVILPVAFPVLNLGVLFVACQLIRYFSEIQQTRFLQSTFKRYLSPSVVDQLMASPEQIQLSGETRELSALFSDLQGFTSFSEKMTPLELVEKLNEYLGEMTRIVFAQKGTLDKYMGDAVMAIYGAPLHFEDHAVKACRTALMMQAQAKKLRDRWQLSQGFELRVRIGINTGDMVVGNIGSMEHYDYTVIGDAVNLASRLEGVNKMFGTDVIMSDATFKQTAGQFVTRELGRIVVKGKTLPVTIYELIGESSNATELTERIEMATLYEKSLQQFYLRQFEQARAGFQQLLDTNHDLASKLLLQQIEKLIETPPADSWQGEIVFSTK
- a CDS encoding SDR family NAD(P)-dependent oxidoreductase, with product MGENNAKSSVFLFYNIFKSPAQLGKFLEQGDSVIVVSHSEQELEQFEKEFKAYPILCWCFDLGQPDSAEQLYAKCHAEQPKIDVLINNAGFGIFENHVELSLPRLKSMLNLNMNTLAVLCHLFGKDMEQRGNGNIINIGSTASFQPLPRMAAYAATKAFVVSFSAALAEELKPAGVFVSCVCPGTTRTAFLNEAGIIADNARIGTISWIADKIAMEPAQVADTVWSAYLEHQPFSVAGTFNQTHYKASRFLPAKIFKPLISRLFDKH
- a CDS encoding glucose-6-phosphate isomerase: MDTSSRWTRFQTFYQNYKSLGMALDISRMNFSADFFEKHQSSIQQALTSMNQLEKGAIANPDENRMVGHYWLRNADLAPTAEIAKVIRDTVEKIIEFSSSIHHGHIKSQRGKNFSQVLLIGIGGSALGPQFVANALGGSDDLMSFYFFDNTDPDGMNRVLSRIGSRLDETLTLVISKSGGTKETRNGMLIAKAAYARAELNFARHAIAITGEGSELDNLAKEEDWLSRFPMWDWVGGRTSEISAVGLLPAALQGIDIEGMLQGAHDMDEATRNVNLLQNPAALIALMWVHMGEVGTTKDLVFLPYKDRLELVSRYLQQLIMESIGKEKNLKGDIVHEGIVVYGNKGSTDQHAYVQQLREGPADFAVTFIEVLKDEPGTSLIVEEDVTSGDYLHSFFMGTRNALYDNARESMTITIDEVSPKTVGALIALFERAVGLYSFMKGINAYHQPGVEAGKKAATEMIAIQRKALAHLRNNPSRSFSVEELARELDSEKSLEELFKILNHLAVNQRVYVEPASTVFGSTYKIKN
- a CDS encoding hemerythrin family protein, with the translated sequence MSLLTWSEAFSVKINSIDEQHKKLINMINGLHDAMQLGDSKKVIEKILEGLAVYTVKHFGYEEELFRKYGYPQSEQHIREHQALVNQVVALQKRLSTEESFMLGVEILEFLKNWLINHIQGSDMKYSAFLVEKGVI
- a CDS encoding pyridoxal phosphate-dependent aminotransferase; protein product: MAISRKMEESMSRSSWIRQMFEEGERMKQIHGAANVFDFSLGNPVLEPPPEVHASLIRLLQSNHGLHRYMPNAGLPGTRQFVADELSLQSGLKFDKTDVVMSVGAGGGLNALFKAILDPEDEVVALAPYFVEYGFYVDNHGGKLVVAHTDKTFQPDLNNLDAVMTSKTKAVIINSPNNPTGVVYSRETINQLGAFLREQEKQWGHPIFLISDEPYRNIVFDDIHPGNVFLSHPNSVMVTSHSKDLGLAGERIGFVAIHPDMEDRKALQNALVLTTRILGFVNAPALMQHLLPELKGVRISSAIYQDLRDLFYDALTGMGFKIIKPHGAFYMFPESPVNDEIEFIRQALTENLLLVPGRGFGSPGYFRIAYCFERDKIERSLERFERLAQFYGL
- the trxA gene encoding thioredoxin — protein: MANVEHLTKETFKEKVFDFEKSKEWSFKGENPCIIDFYANWCGPCRMVAPVLEELAKEYCCKVDIYKINTEEQQELAAMFGVRSIPALLFVPKNEKPQMAMGALPKATFKQLIQEIFKIES
- the bcp gene encoding thioredoxin-dependent thiol peroxidase; translation: MLKSGDTAPLHIQVTDQNGTPVTLQQFAGNKVIVYFYPKDDTPGCTKEACGIRDDWTEFSKLGVTVLGVSPDREAAHQKFIEKYQLPFTLLCDPDHQLAEAFGAWGEKKNYGKTYMGLIRSTFILNAQGLVSKVFPRVKAEGHAQQLLKALTSSG
- the msrA gene encoding peptide-methionine (S)-S-oxide reductase MsrA; its protein translation is MEKATFAGGCFWCMQPPYDQQAGVLSTEAGYMGGTTLDPTYEQVCSGTTGHAEVIQVTFDAEIVNYETLLEIFWKNIDPTTINRQFADQGTQYRTAIFYHNESQHQQALASKDRLQKTGKYSGPIVTEISQASRFYPAENYHQQYYKKNSLHYEMYKQGSGRAGYVKKMWGDQH